In Legionella beliardensis, the following are encoded in one genomic region:
- the cysN gene encoding sulfate adenylyltransferase subunit CysN: MPTNSWITNNFTSYLQTDNTKSLLRFITCGSVDDGKSTLIGRLLYESHTIYDDQLATLASDSKKFGTTGGNLDFALLVDGLASEREQGITIDVAYRFFSTDKRKFIVADTPGHEQYTRNMATGASTAELAVVIIDARKGVLTQTKRHSFIVSMLGVKNIILAINKMDLVNYDEAIYKHITNDYRLFAEKLGITTIEAIPVSALHGDNIVKYSTHMPWYQGPTLMQHLEEVIIETSLEKRPFRMAIQWVNRPNLDFRGFTGRISAGTVCPGDRIKILPSGKETEIARIVTYEGDLPEASCGQSVTFTLTDEVDVSRGDVFTAAAMPAEVADQFETTLLWMDKQPMVTGRQYLLKIGAATALCTPNKPKFRIDVNTMERLAAQELTLNEIGCCDIALDRLIAFEPYDVNRELGGFILVDRITNATVAAGLIHFALRRSTTIYRQDLLVNKSMRSDIKQQKPVVLWFTGLSGAGKSTIANLVERELNALGKHTMLLDGDNIRLGLNRDLGFTEADRAENIRRAAEVAKLMTEAGLITLVSFISPFAAEREMARRLIGDDQFLEIFVDAPIDVIAARDVKGLYKKAKAGKIKNFTGIDSRYEIPSAPDLIINTVKLTPLESAAQVLQLLREFKKITKAQANQVANEEVS; encoded by the coding sequence ATGCCAACAAATTCATGGATAACGAATAATTTTACATCTTATCTACAAACGGACAACACGAAAAGCTTGCTGCGCTTTATTACCTGTGGCTCTGTGGATGATGGGAAATCAACCTTAATTGGGCGATTACTTTATGAATCCCACACGATTTATGATGATCAACTGGCGACATTAGCCTCTGATAGCAAAAAATTTGGCACAACAGGCGGTAATTTGGATTTTGCCTTATTAGTTGATGGACTTGCCTCAGAACGCGAACAAGGCATTACCATTGATGTCGCTTATCGTTTTTTTTCCACTGACAAGCGTAAATTCATTGTCGCTGATACACCAGGTCATGAGCAATACACGCGTAATATGGCAACAGGTGCTTCTACAGCAGAGTTGGCTGTGGTCATCATTGATGCCCGTAAAGGCGTGTTAACCCAAACCAAGCGCCACAGTTTTATTGTCTCCATGCTGGGCGTCAAAAACATCATTCTTGCGATTAACAAAATGGATCTCGTTAATTATGACGAAGCCATTTATAAACACATTACCAATGACTATCGTCTATTTGCAGAGAAACTAGGTATTACCACAATTGAAGCGATTCCAGTTTCGGCATTGCATGGTGATAATATCGTAAAATATTCCACCCATATGCCTTGGTATCAAGGCCCAACGCTCATGCAGCATCTGGAAGAAGTAATCATTGAGACCTCACTAGAAAAGCGCCCTTTTCGTATGGCAATCCAATGGGTTAATCGCCCAAATCTAGATTTTCGTGGCTTTACCGGCCGTATTTCTGCCGGTACCGTGTGCCCTGGTGATCGCATTAAGATTTTACCTAGCGGTAAGGAAACAGAAATTGCGCGCATTGTAACTTATGAGGGTGATTTGCCTGAGGCCAGTTGCGGCCAATCAGTTACCTTTACATTGACCGATGAAGTAGACGTGTCTCGCGGTGATGTCTTTACCGCTGCGGCCATGCCTGCTGAGGTAGCAGATCAATTTGAAACAACCCTATTATGGATGGATAAGCAACCCATGGTCACTGGCCGCCAATACTTACTAAAAATTGGCGCAGCCACAGCACTTTGTACACCTAATAAACCTAAATTCCGTATTGATGTAAATACGATGGAGCGGCTAGCGGCCCAAGAATTAACGTTAAATGAGATTGGCTGTTGCGACATCGCCTTAGATAGGCTAATTGCTTTTGAACCTTATGATGTTAACCGGGAACTAGGTGGCTTTATTCTTGTTGACCGAATAACCAACGCAACAGTTGCAGCAGGCTTAATTCATTTTGCACTCCGCCGCTCAACAACTATTTATCGTCAAGATTTGCTAGTCAATAAGTCCATGCGCTCTGATATTAAACAGCAGAAACCTGTGGTACTGTGGTTTACCGGTTTATCTGGCGCTGGTAAATCCACTATAGCTAACTTAGTTGAGCGCGAATTAAATGCCTTGGGCAAACACACTATGTTACTCGATGGTGATAATATCCGCCTAGGCCTTAACCGGGATTTAGGTTTTACCGAAGCTGATCGGGCTGAAAATATTAGGCGCGCGGCTGAGGTGGCTAAACTGATGACGGAAGCAGGATTAATTACCTTAGTGTCATTCATTTCACCTTTCGCAGCGGAACGGGAGATGGCAAGGCGATTAATTGGCGATGACCAATTCTTAGAAATATTTGTCGATGCGCCAATTGACGTCATTGCAGCACGTGATGTTAAAGGGTTATATAAAAAAGCTAAAGCCGGAAAAATTAAGAACTTCACAGGCATTGATAGCCGTTATGAAATACCTTCAGCACCTGATTTAATTATTAATACCGTAAAGCTCACCCCGTTAGAATCGGCAGCCCAAGTATTACAATTGCTCAGAGAATTTAAGAAAATCACCAAGGCTCAAGCAAACCAGGTAGCTAATGAGGAAGTTAGTTAA
- the cysQ gene encoding 3'(2'),5'-bisphosphate nucleotidase CysQ, with protein sequence MQITEALLEELIKMVWEASDAVLALYQGHCDYVTKFDGSPLTEADLASHDIITRTLHTLTPDIPIISEENADLEHLEWQNPQQFWLIDPLDGTKEFINYNGEFTINVALIEEHQPVLGIVAAPALNLLYAGFKGGEAIKMDRHGNRQSIQVIQPAEEGLYVVGSRSHGDQKAMDAYLINKKVAQFMAVGSSLKFCKIAEGNAHLYPRIGHTMEWDTAAGHTILTAAGGQVEALDGKPLVYGKKGFKNPFFVAKAL encoded by the coding sequence ATGCAAATCACAGAAGCACTATTAGAAGAACTCATCAAGATGGTTTGGGAAGCATCAGATGCTGTACTAGCGCTTTATCAAGGCCATTGTGACTATGTGACTAAATTTGATGGCAGTCCTTTAACAGAGGCCGATCTCGCCTCACATGACATCATTACGAGAACACTTCATACATTAACGCCCGATATTCCCATTATTTCTGAAGAAAATGCCGATTTAGAACACCTAGAATGGCAAAATCCGCAGCAATTTTGGCTGATTGATCCACTTGATGGGACGAAAGAATTTATCAATTATAATGGCGAATTCACGATAAACGTGGCTTTAATAGAAGAACATCAACCTGTTTTAGGCATTGTCGCGGCCCCCGCTTTAAACCTATTGTATGCAGGCTTTAAGGGCGGCGAGGCAATCAAAATGGATAGGCATGGTAATAGGCAATCGATTCAAGTCATTCAACCTGCTGAAGAAGGACTCTATGTGGTGGGCAGCCGCTCGCATGGTGATCAAAAAGCCATGGATGCTTATCTTATCAACAAGAAAGTCGCGCAATTTATGGCAGTTGGTTCATCCTTAAAATTTTGTAAAATTGCTGAAGGGAACGCTCATCTCTACCCACGAATTGGGCATACCATGGAATGGGATACTGCCGCAGGTCACACCATTTTAACCGCAGCAGGAGGACAGGTAGAAGCACTTGATGGTAAACCCCTGGTCTATGGCAAAAAAGGATTTAAAAATCCTTTTTTCGTCGCTAAAGCGTTATAG
- a CDS encoding NAD-dependent epimerase/dehydratase family protein — protein sequence MNVLITGGAGYIGYELTKCLMNNVAINHITVYDNFLQANYQCLKDLAAANVSVIRADMLDERKLKHALKDIDFVCHLAAVRRAPYNEEYTHLFEQVNHWGTAGLCSLLATSQVSKVIHVSSAAVYGTSSKPFTVADEPMPSTPYAYSKLNGEKQLVRVQPNRDVVILRLGHVFGYSLAMHYGSLINKFNLAMAFHEPLLVHGCGNQIRPYIHIDRVVQSIAYFLSADYQEQAGLYNIYDFNLSINDILQAYQDLSLNFETIHVSQQQRLNDLILSGNELQQFIGKPKEITAYLQQSLLA from the coding sequence GTGAATGTTTTAATTACTGGAGGAGCAGGGTACATTGGTTATGAATTAACTAAATGCTTAATGAATAACGTAGCAATTAATCACATCACCGTGTATGACAATTTTTTACAAGCAAATTACCAGTGTTTAAAAGATTTAGCCGCTGCTAACGTTAGCGTTATTCGCGCAGATATGTTAGATGAGCGTAAGCTTAAACACGCATTAAAAGATATTGATTTTGTTTGCCACCTAGCAGCAGTTAGGCGCGCACCTTATAACGAAGAATATACCCACTTATTTGAACAGGTTAATCACTGGGGCACGGCAGGACTTTGTTCCTTGCTTGCAACAAGTCAAGTAAGTAAAGTAATTCATGTAAGTAGTGCTGCTGTTTATGGCACCTCTTCTAAGCCCTTTACCGTTGCAGACGAACCCATGCCAAGCACACCTTACGCTTACTCAAAATTAAATGGTGAGAAGCAGCTCGTGCGAGTTCAGCCAAATAGGGATGTTGTTATTTTGCGTTTAGGGCATGTTTTTGGCTATAGCTTGGCAATGCATTATGGCTCGTTAATCAACAAATTTAATTTGGCCATGGCTTTTCATGAACCTTTATTAGTGCATGGTTGCGGTAATCAAATTAGACCTTATATTCATATTGATCGAGTAGTACAAAGTATTGCTTATTTTTTATCTGCTGATTATCAAGAGCAGGCGGGTTTATATAATATTTATGATTTTAATTTAAGTATTAATGACATCCTGCAAGCTTATCAGGATTTATCCTTAAATTTTGAAACGATTCATGTGAGCCAGCAGCAACGCTTAAATGATTTGATTTTATCAGGCAATGAACTTCAGCAGTTTATCGGCAAACCAAAAGAAATAACGGCTTATCTCCAACAAAGTTTGCTTGCTTAA
- a CDS encoding sulfite exporter TauE/SafE family protein — translation MDLMYVVAGAFTGFIVGLTGVGGGALMTPILLLLFHVAPTTAVATDLWFATLTKMAALLIHHHQQQVDWHVVRKLWLGSLPSALVMIIALLTGLLTTIHSTYLTSIIGGVILFTALGLLIKGWLLNYLSYCQFSHNQPYRHIQDKLTILAGIILGVLVSLTSIGAGALGSVMLLYLYPTQMTPNRLVGTDIAHAIPLALVAGLGYLIGGHVDSHMLLSLLLGSLPTAILGSIAATQFKPGKLRFCLVAILSVSGLKLMF, via the coding sequence ATGGATTTGATGTATGTCGTTGCCGGCGCCTTTACCGGATTTATCGTAGGTTTAACCGGCGTTGGGGGTGGTGCGTTAATGACGCCTATCCTACTTCTGCTCTTTCATGTTGCCCCTACCACGGCTGTCGCTACTGATTTATGGTTTGCTACCTTAACTAAAATGGCGGCCTTACTCATTCATCATCACCAACAGCAAGTAGATTGGCATGTGGTTCGTAAGCTTTGGCTTGGTAGTCTGCCTAGCGCCTTAGTCATGATTATTGCCTTATTAACTGGACTCCTAACAACAATTCATTCAACCTATCTGACTTCCATCATCGGTGGCGTCATTTTATTCACCGCCCTTGGCCTACTCATTAAAGGCTGGTTACTGAATTATTTGTCTTACTGTCAATTTTCTCACAACCAACCTTACCGTCACATTCAAGATAAATTAACAATTTTAGCAGGCATCATCCTAGGCGTACTTGTTTCTCTTACTTCCATTGGCGCAGGCGCGCTAGGCAGTGTCATGTTATTGTATCTTTATCCCACCCAAATGACGCCGAATCGACTTGTCGGGACAGACATCGCCCATGCTATTCCCCTAGCGTTGGTTGCAGGCCTTGGTTATCTAATAGGTGGACATGTAGATAGTCACATGCTCCTTTCTTTATTACTTGGCTCACTACCTACTGCCATTTTAGGTAGCATCGCAGCCACGCAATTTAAACCAGGCAAACTAAGATTTTGTCTGGTCGCCATTTTAAGTGTGTCGGGATTGAAGCTGATGTTTTGA
- the cysD gene encoding sulfate adenylyltransferase subunit CysD: MTNMKLNHLKYLEAESIYIMRETVAEADNPVMLYSIGKDSSVMLHLALKAFYPAKPPFPLLHVDTTWKFREMIEFRDQTIAKHGLELLVHVNQEGIEAGINPFTHGSAIHTDVMKTAALKQALEKYRFDAAFGGARRDEEKSRAKERVFSFRNKDHRWDPKNQRPELWSLYNTRKHQGESLRIFPLSNWTELDVWQYIYQEKIDIVPLYYSGIRPVVERNGALIMMDDERLPLATGEQPQLRQVRFRTLGCYPLTGAIESNAETLPDILAEMLASTTSERQGRMIDHDGTASMEKKKQEGYF; this comes from the coding sequence GTGACTAACATGAAGTTAAACCACTTAAAATACCTGGAAGCAGAAAGTATTTACATCATGCGAGAAACGGTGGCTGAAGCAGACAATCCCGTTATGCTTTATTCCATTGGTAAAGACAGTTCAGTGATGTTGCACTTAGCTTTAAAAGCATTTTATCCCGCTAAACCACCCTTTCCCTTGCTGCATGTGGACACGACTTGGAAATTTAGGGAAATGATAGAATTTCGTGACCAGACTATTGCAAAACATGGGCTTGAATTGCTGGTACATGTCAATCAGGAAGGCATAGAGGCTGGCATTAATCCCTTTACCCATGGCTCAGCCATTCATACCGATGTCATGAAAACGGCCGCCTTAAAACAGGCGCTAGAAAAATATCGCTTTGATGCAGCATTTGGGGGTGCGCGCCGTGATGAGGAAAAATCGCGTGCTAAGGAGCGTGTTTTTTCATTTCGCAATAAAGATCATCGTTGGGATCCTAAAAACCAGCGGCCTGAGTTATGGAGTTTGTATAATACGCGCAAGCATCAAGGAGAAAGCCTGCGCATCTTCCCGTTATCAAATTGGACTGAGCTTGATGTCTGGCAATACATCTACCAGGAAAAAATTGATATTGTTCCCCTTTATTACAGCGGCATACGACCTGTTGTTGAACGCAATGGCGCACTCATCATGATGGATGATGAACGACTACCTTTGGCAACAGGTGAGCAACCTCAGTTGCGCCAAGTGCGCTTTCGAACCTTAGGCTGCTACCCGTTAACTGGTGCTATTGAATCAAATGCCGAAACACTACCAGACATACTTGCAGAAATGCTAGCCAGCACCACATCAGAACGACAGGGCCGAATGATTGATCATGATGGCACCGCTTCTATGGAAAAGAAGAAACAAGAGGGCTATTTTTAA
- a CDS encoding phosphoadenylyl-sulfate reductase: MEATTITEQLMEELSGRVLIIKEKLAQYHAAGKKLFATSSFQTQSLPLLHILSELDFTVPIYFIDTGFLFPETYLFKEKLSNQLHLKIVTLQSATSKLRQLDKQQQFLFMTDPDHCCFVNKILPLEPIIQQHDIWINGVRESQSKTREKFHEDMQGKHGILRYHPLLKWTAKEIYYYAKYYGLPEHPLQSKGYASLGCIPCTTTLINASTLSRKGRWAGMRKEECGLHTELMGVENK; the protein is encoded by the coding sequence ATGGAAGCTACGACTATTACAGAGCAGTTAATGGAAGAATTATCGGGACGAGTTTTAATCATTAAAGAAAAACTTGCTCAGTATCACGCTGCAGGAAAGAAACTATTTGCAACATCCTCGTTTCAAACTCAAAGCTTGCCTCTGCTACATATTCTTTCTGAGCTTGATTTTACTGTCCCCATTTATTTTATTGATACGGGTTTTTTGTTTCCAGAAACGTATTTATTTAAAGAAAAATTAAGCAACCAATTGCATCTAAAAATTGTTACGCTTCAATCAGCAACTTCAAAATTAAGACAACTAGATAAACAGCAGCAATTTTTATTTATGACTGATCCTGATCACTGTTGCTTTGTTAATAAAATTTTGCCCTTAGAACCAATTATCCAACAACATGATATTTGGATAAATGGTGTTAGAGAATCACAAAGTAAAACGCGTGAAAAATTTCATGAAGACATGCAAGGCAAACATGGCATTCTTCGTTATCACCCGTTATTAAAATGGACTGCAAAAGAGATTTACTATTATGCAAAATATTATGGCTTGCCCGAGCATCCCTTACAAAGTAAAGGGTATGCAAGCCTCGGCTGTATACCTTGCACGACAACCTTAATCAATGCCAGCACGCTATCACGAAAAGGGCGATGGGCTGGCATGCGAAAAGAAGAATGCGGTTTGCATACTGAATTGATGGGAGTAGAAAACAAGTGA
- a CDS encoding GFA family protein, producing the protein MHQYKGECLCGACRYVITGQKPEAMYLCHCSRCRKETGTIHGATAFFKDAQLSWEKGEENRSHFKLEGTRKERAFCKTCGCPLPRQEKDYIILPAGTLDDDKLIEPTAHIFCASRAVWEDKLSTLQRFDELPKLKD; encoded by the coding sequence ATGCATCAATATAAAGGTGAATGCCTCTGTGGGGCTTGTCGCTATGTCATTACCGGACAAAAACCAGAAGCGATGTATTTGTGTCATTGCAGTCGCTGTCGGAAAGAAACAGGGACAATTCATGGTGCTACCGCTTTCTTTAAGGATGCGCAATTATCATGGGAAAAGGGCGAAGAGAATCGTTCGCATTTCAAATTAGAAGGAACAAGAAAAGAGCGCGCTTTTTGTAAGACGTGCGGCTGCCCGCTTCCTAGGCAAGAAAAAGACTACATCATTCTACCAGCAGGTACGCTTGATGATGATAAGTTGATAGAACCAACAGCTCATATCTTTTGTGCAAGCCGTGCTGTTTGGGAAGATAAACTAAGTACCTTACAGCGGTTTGATGAGTTACCTAAGTTAAAAGACTAA
- a CDS encoding MFS transporter: MKISRVKGFWPYLMLVFFNTFVDISHKILIQDTLYQSAKGSVYTLLSSIINAFILLPYILLFTPSGFIADKFPKVTVLRVTAALAIPLTIVITWCYFQGYFFGAFFMTLLLAVQSALNSPAKYGYIKELFGKEQLSRVNAIVQTLTIIAILSATALFTALFTYLIKAANLQQSLDKVLLLKAFAPLGFLLILFSVIETCMTFCLIQKEAVDSESTYEIVNYFKGTYLKSYLNNTRQPRIIFISIIGLSIFWAINQVLLASYGAFLKEHIGQVSVLFAQGSLAIAGIGILLGALYSGRRSNVLLELGMIPMSTIGIALSLYLLPHLTSHWAILSLFLIYGFFGGMLIVPLNALIQYYSPKHAAGKIQSANNFLQNCFMLGFLGLGILSYFYQLDSLILLHALFIIASLGALYTLIAWPQLFMRYVFSMALSFMYRFRIHQVQELPIQGGILLLGNHVSFIDWALLQAACPRPIRFVIDKSFYNKWYAKWLFKLFKTIPIAPGDSRLALIKINQALNAGEVVALFPEGQLTRDGQLGVFRTGFERAAKDAKALIIPFYLHGMWGSRTSRAPEKIKGVRRAVSITFGSAVNVNSNAEQVKQHVQALSLNYNAVNR; this comes from the coding sequence ATGAAAATTTCTAGAGTGAAAGGCTTTTGGCCTTATCTGATGTTAGTTTTCTTCAATACCTTTGTAGATATAAGTCACAAAATTTTAATACAAGATACGCTCTATCAGTCTGCTAAAGGTTCAGTGTATACCTTATTATCATCCATTATTAATGCGTTTATTTTGTTGCCTTATATCTTGTTATTTACGCCATCAGGGTTTATTGCTGATAAATTTCCCAAAGTTACGGTATTAAGAGTTACAGCAGCACTTGCTATTCCGCTGACCATAGTTATTACTTGGTGTTATTTTCAGGGCTATTTTTTCGGCGCTTTTTTCATGACCTTGTTGTTGGCGGTGCAAAGTGCTCTGAATTCACCTGCTAAATATGGCTATATTAAAGAGCTTTTTGGCAAAGAACAGTTATCGCGGGTGAATGCTATTGTGCAAACCTTAACAATCATCGCCATTTTAAGTGCGACTGCGCTATTTACCGCCTTATTTACCTACTTGATTAAGGCAGCAAACCTACAACAAAGCCTCGATAAAGTGCTGCTATTAAAAGCCTTCGCGCCGTTAGGCTTTCTCCTTATCCTATTTTCCGTGATTGAAACCTGTATGACCTTTTGTTTAATTCAAAAAGAAGCTGTCGATAGCGAGTCAACTTATGAAATTGTTAATTATTTTAAAGGAACTTACTTAAAATCTTATTTAAATAATACCCGTCAACCACGTATCATTTTTATTAGTATCATCGGCCTATCTATCTTTTGGGCGATTAACCAAGTACTTTTAGCAAGCTATGGTGCTTTTTTAAAAGAGCACATTGGCCAGGTCAGCGTGCTTTTTGCGCAAGGTTCTTTAGCCATTGCAGGCATTGGTATTCTATTGGGGGCGCTTTATTCAGGACGACGCTCTAACGTGCTTCTAGAATTAGGCATGATACCCATGAGTACGATTGGGATTGCACTAAGTCTTTATCTTTTGCCGCATTTGACCAGCCATTGGGCTATCCTTAGCCTCTTTTTAATTTACGGATTTTTTGGCGGCATGCTCATTGTCCCATTAAATGCTTTAATTCAGTATTATTCACCTAAGCATGCGGCAGGAAAAATTCAGTCAGCTAATAATTTTTTGCAAAATTGCTTTATGCTAGGTTTTCTTGGCTTAGGAATATTGTCTTACTTCTATCAACTAGATAGTTTAATCCTACTCCATGCCTTGTTTATTATTGCCTCACTCGGCGCACTTTACACACTTATAGCTTGGCCGCAGCTATTCATGCGTTATGTGTTTTCTATGGCATTATCATTCATGTATCGCTTTCGTATTCATCAAGTACAGGAGTTACCAATTCAAGGCGGGATTTTATTGCTAGGTAATCATGTAAGCTTTATTGATTGGGCCTTATTACAAGCAGCCTGCCCACGGCCCATACGATTTGTTATCGATAAATCATTTTATAATAAATGGTATGCTAAATGGTTGTTTAAGCTTTTTAAAACCATTCCCATTGCGCCAGGGGACTCACGATTAGCCTTAATAAAAATTAATCAAGCTTTAAATGCCGGTGAAGTGGTGGCGTTATTTCCCGAAGGGCAGTTGACTCGAGATGGCCAGTTAGGTGTTTTTCGCACAGGTTTTGAGCGAGCAGCTAAAGATGCTAAGGCCCTAATTATTCCTTTTTATCTACACGGCATGTGGGGTTCGCGAACATCTCGGGCACCAGAAAAGATTAAAGGGGTGCGGCGTGCAGTGAGCATAACCTTCGGTAGCGCTGTAAATGTTAATAGCAATGCGGAGCAGGTAAAACAACACGTGCAGGCATTGAGTTTAAACTACAATGCAGTAAATCGGTAG
- the thiE gene encoding thiamine phosphate synthase, with product MTNKATLDLCLVTQLNDQPLDQYLQFLELAIKGGVTLVQYRDKNKSLSDIRNTALALKSLLAKLKIPFIINDYVELAADIDADGVHIGQSDLSPWQAHRLLGPDKIIGYSIESFNELNQANQLDCIDYIAASAVFPSQTKTDCKTIWQLAGLKEIAQRSKHPVVAIGGINASNVHDVIKHGANGVAVISAIHDCPDPFLATRELIKNIQQGKSYAI from the coding sequence ATGACTAATAAAGCCACACTTGACCTCTGCTTGGTCACGCAACTCAATGACCAGCCTCTTGATCAATACCTGCAATTCCTTGAATTAGCCATCAAAGGCGGTGTCACTCTGGTACAATACAGAGACAAGAATAAATCACTATCCGACATCCGTAACACCGCACTCGCATTAAAATCCTTATTAGCTAAATTAAAAATTCCCTTCATCATTAATGATTATGTTGAACTTGCGGCAGACATTGATGCCGATGGCGTACACATTGGCCAATCTGATCTTTCACCCTGGCAAGCGCATCGTCTACTAGGACCCGATAAAATCATCGGTTATTCCATTGAATCGTTTAACGAGCTTAACCAGGCAAACCAATTAGATTGTATCGATTATATTGCTGCCAGTGCTGTCTTTCCCAGTCAAACCAAAACCGATTGTAAAACCATTTGGCAATTAGCCGGCTTAAAAGAAATAGCGCAACGCTCTAAACATCCAGTGGTAGCCATCGGTGGCATTAATGCCAGTAATGTCCATGATGTAATAAAGCATGGCGCCAATGGCGTTGCGGTCATCAGCGCAATTCATGATTGTCCCGACCCATTCTTGGCTACTAGAGAATTAATAAAAAATATTCAACAAGGAAAATCTTATGCAATATGA
- a CDS encoding DUF2145 domain-containing protein: MKFIMKQRLVVWVFLSLICPALKAGTTCKPIKMTPQLYNQSSYTALSVQKKLTQSDAQVALLARVGTNLEKYGLRYSHVGFVIKDYPGAPGKWTVLHLLNECGTTSSSIYAQGLMNFFMDDLVSMDYQLVIPDLPTQRKLHALLLTDRVKQLHNKRYSLIAYPYSTRYQNSNQWVLEVLASALTNKPSPSRAAVQHYLLKTGYKPTVIKIDPFARLGASMFNSTVSFADHPVREQQTNQFSTVTVVSIVNYLKQQHLIQKIIN; the protein is encoded by the coding sequence ATGAAATTTATAATGAAACAACGACTAGTGGTATGGGTATTCTTAAGTTTAATTTGCCCTGCTTTGAAAGCAGGGACAACCTGTAAACCGATAAAAATGACACCGCAATTATATAATCAATCCAGTTATACGGCATTAAGCGTACAAAAAAAGCTAACTCAAAGTGACGCCCAAGTCGCTTTACTCGCGCGAGTAGGCACAAATTTGGAAAAATATGGCCTACGTTACAGTCATGTAGGCTTTGTGATTAAGGATTATCCTGGCGCACCAGGCAAGTGGACTGTGTTGCATTTATTAAATGAATGCGGAACCACGTCTTCCTCCATTTATGCTCAAGGATTAATGAACTTCTTTATGGATGATTTAGTCAGCATGGATTATCAATTGGTTATCCCTGACTTGCCTACGCAAAGAAAACTTCATGCCTTACTTTTAACAGATAGGGTTAAGCAGCTACATAATAAGCGTTATAGTCTAATCGCGTACCCTTACTCAACGCGTTATCAAAATTCTAATCAATGGGTTTTAGAAGTATTAGCCAGTGCCTTAACGAATAAGCCTTCGCCCTCACGCGCGGCAGTACAGCATTACTTATTAAAAACAGGTTATAAGCCTACTGTGATTAAAATAGACCCTTTTGCGCGTCTTGGCGCGTCTATGTTTAATTCCACTGTTTCCTTTGCTGATCATCCAGTAAGAGAGCAACAAACTAATCAATTCTCAACAGTAACCGTGGTTTCTATAGTTAACTACCTGAAGCAGCAACACCTTATACAAAAAATAATCAATTAA
- a CDS encoding helix-turn-helix domain-containing protein, producing MAQLSDLFTVIKQQLRLHGLTYKTLASKLKLSEASVKRIFSQEDVNVSRLEDICLCFDMTLADIFAFLEKSKIKIRSLSIKQEEELVGDLTLLLVAICILNHWSFEDILAYYTISEHALIRYAARLDQMKIIELLPGNRFKRLIDPNFHWIPDGPIQRFFQKTIQSDFFNCKFEKPTELYLVRSGMLSEQDNQLFQQTLIKTANEFATLCRDTVDIPIHKRDGTALIIAIRPWVPEIFDSLKRNN from the coding sequence ATGGCCCAATTGAGTGATTTATTTACTGTTATCAAACAGCAACTCCGCCTGCATGGATTAACCTACAAAACGCTAGCAAGCAAACTTAAATTATCCGAGGCAAGCGTTAAACGCATATTTAGTCAAGAAGATGTGAATGTTAGCCGCTTGGAAGATATTTGTTTATGCTTTGATATGACACTTGCTGATATTTTTGCTTTTTTAGAAAAAAGTAAAATCAAGATTCGGAGCTTATCCATCAAACAAGAAGAAGAATTGGTTGGGGATCTTACCTTATTATTAGTCGCAATTTGTATTCTTAACCATTGGTCTTTTGAGGATATTTTAGCTTATTATACGATTTCTGAGCATGCATTAATTCGTTATGCAGCACGCCTTGATCAGATGAAAATCATTGAATTGCTTCCTGGTAACCGCTTTAAACGACTCATTGACCCCAACTTTCATTGGATTCCAGACGGACCAATTCAACGCTTTTTTCAAAAAACCATTCAAAGTGATTTTTTTAATTGTAAATTTGAAAAGCCTACCGAGCTGTATTTAGTGCGCAGTGGTATGTTAAGTGAGCAGGATAATCAACTGTTTCAACAAACCTTAATTAAAACAGCAAACGAATTTGCCACCCTTTGTCGCGACACAGTGGATATCCCTATCCATAAGCGCGATGGCACTGCGTTAATCATCGCCATTCGCCCTTGGGTTCCAGAGATTTTTGATAGTTTGAAACGTAATAATTAA